Proteins from a genomic interval of Hydrogenophaga sp. PAMC20947:
- a CDS encoding putative nucleotidyltransferase substrate binding domain-containing protein, translated as MSMSPLAPPNFRPQLDQHRAFGMLPSAARDRLASAWDVHPLEAGQRFAIGVDFKLSLFWLLEGAVDLLDPDGRPLVALRTGDLFGLDQADSLLISAAQASSPGSVAQLPLSEVQALCQDTPALTCFLPPFAPAASESAGQHGGSGSDPALNLMTTPVRSLIKRAPIMLAPQTTIREAAELMREQRVSSVLIEQDQRLFGLVTDRDLRNRVVAAGMDTGRSIMDIATLAPLTMDVENPAFDALLLMARHNIHHVPVLDGHRIAGMITATDITERHSTSAVYLAGEVYKQNTVNGLQTAAARIKRLQQSLASAQASAYSTGHIITAITDAITSRLLQLGEAQLGPAPIDYVWVAAGSQARSEQTAKSDQDNCMVLDDSFNEAEHGAYFKALATFVCDGLDACGYIYCPGEMMAMTDTWRQPKRKWAEYFARWTGQPDPKSLMLTCVFFDLRAIYGKTTLLEGLRAEVLQRTQGNTLFLAHMVGNALQHQPPLGMFKGISTIRSGEHKGKIDMKHTGVVPIVDLARVYALAGAHEEVNTHDRLVSSAAQSAISEQSARDLRDALEFLAYTRIQHQARQIGAGQEPDNFLPLNVVSNFERSQLKDAFTVVHDLQNVLGQRYRM; from the coding sequence ATGAGCATGTCACCCCTCGCACCGCCCAACTTTCGCCCTCAGCTGGATCAGCACCGGGCTTTCGGCATGCTCCCCTCGGCAGCGCGAGACCGCCTCGCAAGCGCTTGGGACGTGCACCCACTGGAAGCGGGACAACGCTTCGCCATCGGCGTGGATTTCAAGCTGTCTTTGTTCTGGCTGCTGGAGGGCGCTGTCGACTTGCTTGACCCGGATGGACGTCCGCTGGTCGCCTTGCGAACCGGCGATCTCTTCGGACTGGACCAAGCGGATTCCTTGCTGATCAGCGCCGCGCAGGCCAGCAGTCCGGGCAGCGTCGCGCAGCTGCCGCTGAGCGAAGTTCAGGCGCTGTGTCAGGACACCCCCGCCCTTACCTGCTTCCTGCCGCCGTTTGCGCCAGCGGCGAGCGAATCGGCTGGACAGCACGGCGGCAGCGGCAGCGACCCCGCGCTCAACCTGATGACCACACCCGTGCGATCCCTGATCAAGCGGGCACCGATCATGCTGGCGCCACAAACCACGATCCGCGAGGCGGCCGAGTTGATGCGGGAGCAACGGGTGTCGTCCGTCCTGATCGAACAAGACCAGCGGCTCTTTGGCCTGGTCACCGACCGCGACCTGCGCAACCGGGTCGTTGCGGCAGGGATGGATACCGGCCGGTCCATCATGGACATCGCCACCCTGGCGCCCCTGACCATGGATGTGGAAAACCCCGCGTTTGACGCCCTTTTGCTGATGGCAAGGCACAACATCCACCACGTCCCGGTGCTCGACGGACACCGCATTGCCGGCATGATCACCGCCACCGACATCACCGAGCGACACAGCACCTCGGCGGTGTACCTGGCGGGCGAGGTCTACAAACAAAACACAGTCAATGGCTTGCAGACGGCGGCCGCAAGGATCAAGCGCCTGCAACAGAGTCTGGCCTCTGCGCAAGCCTCGGCCTACAGCACCGGACACATCATCACCGCCATTACCGACGCCATCACCAGCCGCTTGCTTCAGCTCGGTGAAGCCCAGCTGGGCCCAGCCCCCATCGACTATGTGTGGGTGGCGGCCGGCTCACAAGCGCGCAGCGAGCAAACGGCGAAATCCGATCAGGACAATTGCATGGTGCTTGACGACAGCTTCAACGAGGCCGAGCACGGCGCCTACTTCAAGGCACTGGCCACCTTTGTCTGCGATGGTCTGGACGCCTGCGGCTACATCTATTGCCCCGGCGAGATGATGGCCATGACCGATACCTGGCGCCAGCCCAAACGCAAATGGGCCGAGTACTTTGCTCGCTGGACAGGGCAGCCCGACCCCAAGTCGCTGATGCTGACCTGTGTTTTCTTCGACCTGCGGGCCATCTATGGCAAAACAACCCTGCTGGAGGGTTTGCGCGCCGAGGTCTTGCAGCGCACCCAAGGCAACACGCTTTTCCTGGCGCACATGGTAGGCAATGCCCTCCAGCACCAACCCCCTCTGGGCATGTTCAAAGGCATATCAACCATCCGCAGCGGTGAGCACAAAGGCAAAATCGACATGAAGCACACCGGTGTGGTGCCCATCGTCGATCTGGCTCGTGTGTATGCACTCGCAGGCGCGCACGAGGAGGTCAATACACACGACCGCCTGGTGAGTTCGGCGGCGCAGAGCGCCATCAGCGAACAAAGTGCCCGCGACCTGCGCGACGCACTGGAGTTTCTGGCCTACACCCGCATCCAGCACCAGGCGCGCCAAATTGGCGCGGGCCAGGAACCCGACAACTTCCTGCCCCTCAACGTGGTTTCCAACTTTGAACGCAGCCAGCTCAAAGATGCGTTCACCGTGGTTCACGATCTGCAAAACGTGTTGGGCCAGCGGTACAGGATGTGA
- a CDS encoding tetratricopeptide repeat protein — translation MLFGTLGSGARVRQTLQAWLAISPSDASMWATLAHWQAQDGLWDEAYRSLKLCLAQPPPLASSWFNFGFVCERLERTAEAEHAFRRAVELDPSLDRAWYGLALSLIAQERLAEAVPALEANTRLQPMSPHGWYQLARVHTDLGALDDAHRIIHRLHQFEPKIAAQLEHETGLSGTLGRPAPLPQSAGQSDLPPVLP, via the coding sequence GTGTTGTTTGGCACCCTGGGCTCTGGCGCGCGCGTGCGCCAGACGTTGCAGGCGTGGCTGGCCATCAGTCCATCCGACGCCTCTATGTGGGCCACGCTGGCCCACTGGCAAGCCCAGGACGGGTTGTGGGACGAGGCCTATCGCTCCCTGAAGCTGTGTCTGGCGCAACCACCGCCGCTGGCTTCTTCCTGGTTCAACTTCGGCTTTGTGTGCGAGCGCCTGGAGCGCACCGCTGAGGCCGAGCATGCGTTTCGCCGAGCGGTGGAGTTGGACCCGTCGCTGGACCGGGCCTGGTACGGTCTGGCGCTGAGTCTGATCGCTCAGGAGCGCCTGGCCGAAGCCGTGCCCGCTCTGGAAGCCAACACGCGCTTGCAACCCATGAGCCCTCATGGCTGGTACCAGCTTGCCCGCGTGCACACCGATCTGGGTGCCCTGGATGACGCCCACCGCATCATCCACAGGCTGCACCAGTTTGAGCCCAAAATCGCGGCCCAGCTGGAACATGAAACAGGCTTGAGCGGTACGCTTGGCCGACCTGCTCCATTGCCCCAGTCCGCAGGCCAATCAGACCTGCCTCCCGTTTTGCCTTGA
- a CDS encoding exonuclease domain-containing protein — translation MSRQKKTDRRLWWLLGIAGLVSVAWLGATISLVGSTLDEESRATVWRLVGEQSVLLLLTWGAGMAAIAWALKRWFDHWVTPSVQLAEEAQVLLKTDVVRTLPLKGNAETQVLAGLFNQLVGQREALRGEMDSRVAEAAQGIEQEKSRLAALMSELTQSVVVCNLDGRVLLYNNRARMQFRALSQAPGVAGGAELIGLGRSIYSVFDQKLVAHALDNIRQRMQRGAAQPSAQFVTSTASGQLLRVQMAPVRATTEQGAEPVRELTGFVLMLENITKDFEAQSAKDQVLLTLTEGSRSALANMQAAIDMLDFPDIEPAMRERFMGVVREETRSLSQRIGALEAESVTTSSSRWPLEDMLGADLINAAVKRIEVMTCVPASPLEVDSSLWLRVESFSLLQALGYLTARLSDEFSVRFVQLRLGLAEGSKGKAQLDLIWSGQAISTETVMSWEMDVIKVGLETTRITVRDVVERHGGAFWFERERTRHHAFFRILLPLANPKDQPEVVAGTLQPGDSRPEYYDFDLFKTTEQTLALDDRLLSELSYTVFDTETTGLNPSQGDEIIQIGAARVVNSKLLKQECFEQLVDPKRSIPEVTIPIHGITPDMVQGQPSIAEVLPAFHAFAQDTVLVAHNAAFDMRFLQLKEQQTGLVFDHPVLDTLLLSALVHPNQDSHRLEALAERFNVTIVGRHTALGDAMVTAEVFVKLVPLLAEKGIHTLGQAREAAQKTYYARLKY, via the coding sequence ATGAGCCGGCAGAAAAAAACCGACAGACGCCTGTGGTGGCTGCTGGGGATCGCCGGGTTGGTGTCCGTGGCCTGGCTGGGCGCCACCATCAGCCTGGTGGGCTCTACGCTGGACGAAGAGAGCCGTGCCACCGTGTGGCGCCTGGTCGGGGAGCAATCGGTGTTGTTGCTCCTCACCTGGGGCGCGGGCATGGCCGCTATCGCCTGGGCCCTGAAACGCTGGTTTGACCACTGGGTCACACCCTCTGTGCAACTGGCCGAAGAAGCACAGGTGCTGCTCAAGACCGATGTGGTGCGCACCTTGCCGCTCAAAGGCAACGCTGAGACGCAGGTGTTGGCGGGGCTGTTCAACCAGCTGGTGGGGCAGCGCGAAGCCCTGCGGGGCGAAATGGACAGCCGCGTCGCCGAGGCTGCTCAAGGCATCGAACAAGAGAAATCGCGCCTGGCCGCATTGATGTCGGAGCTCACGCAAAGCGTCGTGGTGTGCAACCTGGATGGCCGCGTCTTGCTCTACAACAACCGTGCGCGCATGCAGTTTCGGGCCTTGTCGCAGGCACCGGGCGTAGCAGGGGGGGCAGAGCTGATCGGCCTCGGGCGATCGATTTACAGCGTGTTTGATCAAAAGCTGGTGGCCCACGCGTTGGACAACATCCGCCAGCGCATGCAACGGGGGGCTGCTCAGCCTTCAGCCCAGTTTGTGACCAGCACGGCTTCCGGACAGTTGCTGCGGGTGCAGATGGCGCCGGTGCGCGCCACGACGGAGCAGGGGGCCGAGCCCGTGCGCGAGCTCACGGGCTTTGTGCTCATGCTCGAGAACATCACAAAGGATTTCGAAGCGCAGTCGGCAAAAGACCAGGTTTTGCTCACCCTCACCGAAGGCAGTCGGTCGGCGTTGGCCAACATGCAGGCGGCCATCGACATGCTCGATTTCCCCGACATTGAGCCGGCCATGCGTGAGCGCTTTATGGGCGTTGTGCGCGAAGAGACCCGCTCGCTGAGCCAGCGCATCGGTGCGCTTGAGGCCGAGTCGGTGACCACATCGTCGTCGCGCTGGCCACTGGAAGACATGTTGGGTGCTGACCTGATCAACGCAGCGGTCAAACGCATTGAGGTCATGACCTGCGTGCCTGCTTCGCCGCTGGAAGTCGATAGCAGCCTGTGGCTCAGGGTTGAGAGCTTTTCATTGCTGCAGGCGCTCGGTTATCTCACCGCGCGTTTGTCGGATGAGTTCTCGGTGCGGTTTGTGCAGCTTCGCCTGGGCCTGGCCGAGGGCAGCAAAGGCAAAGCGCAGCTGGATCTGATCTGGTCCGGCCAGGCCATCAGCACCGAGACGGTGATGAGCTGGGAAATGGACGTGATCAAGGTCGGCTTGGAAACCACACGGATCACCGTGCGCGACGTGGTGGAGCGACATGGGGGGGCTTTCTGGTTCGAACGCGAGCGGACCCGCCACCATGCGTTTTTCCGGATCTTGCTGCCGTTGGCCAACCCGAAGGACCAGCCTGAAGTGGTCGCGGGCACTTTGCAACCAGGCGACAGCCGCCCCGAGTATTACGACTTTGACCTGTTCAAAACCACCGAGCAGACCCTTGCGTTGGACGACCGCCTGCTCAGCGAGCTGAGCTACACCGTTTTCGACACCGAGACCACCGGTTTGAACCCCTCGCAAGGCGACGAAATCATCCAGATTGGTGCGGCGCGCGTGGTGAACAGCAAGCTCTTGAAGCAAGAGTGTTTTGAGCAGCTGGTGGACCCGAAGCGGTCAATACCCGAGGTCACCATTCCCATCCACGGCATCACGCCCGACATGGTGCAGGGTCAGCCCTCCATCGCTGAAGTCTTGCCTGCCTTTCATGCGTTTGCGCAAGACACCGTGCTGGTGGCGCACAACGCTGCGTTTGACATGCGTTTCCTGCAGTTGAAGGAACAACAGACCGGCCTGGTGTTTGACCACCCTGTGCTCGACACGCTGCTGCTTTCGGCCCTGGTTCACCCCAATCAGGACTCCCACCGCCTCGAGGCATTGGCCGAACGTTTTAACGTCACCATCGTCGGCCGACACACGGCCCTCGGCGACGCCATGGTCACGGCCGAGGTGTTTGTGAAGCTGGTTCCGCTGCTGGCAGAGAAGGGCATTCACACGCTGGGGCAGGCAAGGGAGGCTGCTCAGAAAACCTATTACGCCCGCTTGAAGTATTGA
- the ppsA gene encoding phosphoenolpyruvate synthase has translation MSNLFSPTDLVVPFEHLRMTDVESVGGKNASLGEMISQLPSGVKVPTGFATTAHAFREFLAFEGLTARINTRLEALDTEDVRALAEAGAEIRAMVEKQPFPADLEKAIREAYTTLVGGNEKATFAVRSSATAEDLPDASFAGQQETFLNVHGIDEVLHTMKEVFASLYNDRAISYRVHKGFAHADVALSAGVQRMVRSDLGAAGVMFTIDTESGFEDVVFITSSYGLGETVVQGAVNPDEFYVHKPMLKAGKRALIRRNLGSKLIQMEFTTAQEKTQGGALKGKLVKTTDVPVELRNRYSLTDAEVEKLAQYAMVIEAHYGRAMDIEWGKDGTDGELYILQARPETVKSQAAGKAELRYKLKGTGTVLASGRAIGQKVGTGPVRLVHNISEMDQVQPGDVLVTDMTDPNWEPVMKRASAIVTNRGGRTCHAAIIARELGIPAVVGCGDATELLKDGTLVTVSCAEGDTGNIYDGLLETEITEVQRGVMPEVDVKIMMNVGNPQLAFDFAQMPNGGVGLARLEFIINNNIGVHPKAILDYPAIDSDLKKAVESVARGHASPRAFYVDKVAEGVATIAAAFWPKPVIVRLSDFKSNEYRKLVGGSRYEPDEENPMLGFRGAARYISEDFREAFAMECEAIKRVREDMGLTNVQVMVPFVRTVGQAKKVTELLAEKGLKRGENELKIIMMCEIPSNAVLAHEFLQYFDGFSIGSNDLTQLTLGLDRDSGLELLAHDFDERDPAVKALLKMAIGACKAEGKYVGICGQGPSDHPDFAQWLRDEGISSISLNPDSVVDTWQLLASTAK, from the coding sequence ATGTCCAACCTGTTTTCCCCGACCGATCTGGTCGTGCCTTTCGAGCATCTTCGGATGACCGACGTTGAATCCGTCGGTGGCAAAAATGCCAGTCTCGGTGAAATGATCTCCCAGTTGCCCAGTGGCGTGAAGGTGCCCACGGGCTTTGCCACCACCGCGCATGCGTTTCGCGAGTTCTTGGCATTTGAAGGCCTGACCGCGCGCATCAACACGCGCCTCGAAGCGCTGGACACGGAAGATGTCCGTGCGCTGGCAGAAGCGGGTGCGGAAATTCGCGCCATGGTAGAAAAGCAGCCGTTTCCGGCCGACCTGGAAAAAGCCATTCGTGAGGCCTATACCACCCTGGTTGGGGGCAATGAAAAGGCCACCTTCGCTGTGCGCTCTTCGGCCACAGCCGAAGATTTGCCTGACGCTTCGTTCGCCGGCCAGCAGGAGACCTTCCTGAACGTGCACGGCATCGACGAAGTGCTGCACACGATGAAGGAAGTGTTCGCCAGCCTTTACAACGACCGTGCGATCAGCTACCGCGTGCACAAAGGCTTCGCCCACGCCGACGTGGCTTTGTCGGCCGGTGTGCAGCGCATGGTTCGCTCCGATCTGGGGGCCGCCGGTGTGATGTTCACCATAGACACCGAATCCGGCTTTGAAGATGTGGTGTTCATCACATCGAGCTATGGCCTCGGTGAAACGGTGGTGCAGGGGGCCGTGAACCCGGATGAGTTCTATGTGCACAAGCCCATGCTCAAGGCGGGCAAGCGTGCATTGATTCGCCGCAATCTGGGCTCCAAGCTGATTCAGATGGAGTTCACGACGGCGCAGGAAAAAACCCAGGGCGGCGCCCTCAAGGGCAAGCTGGTCAAAACCACCGACGTGCCGGTGGAGCTGCGCAACCGCTACAGCCTGACCGATGCCGAGGTGGAAAAGCTGGCCCAGTACGCGATGGTGATCGAAGCGCATTACGGCCGAGCCATGGACATTGAGTGGGGCAAAGATGGCACCGACGGCGAGCTCTACATCCTGCAGGCGCGCCCCGAAACGGTGAAGAGCCAGGCCGCTGGTAAAGCCGAGCTGCGCTACAAGCTCAAGGGCACGGGCACGGTGCTGGCATCGGGCCGTGCCATCGGCCAGAAAGTGGGTACCGGACCCGTGCGGCTGGTGCACAACATCAGCGAAATGGATCAGGTGCAGCCTGGCGATGTGCTGGTGACCGACATGACGGACCCGAACTGGGAGCCGGTGATGAAGCGCGCCAGTGCCATCGTGACCAACCGGGGCGGGCGCACCTGCCACGCGGCTATCATTGCCCGCGAGCTGGGCATTCCTGCCGTCGTGGGCTGCGGCGATGCCACCGAGCTCCTCAAGGACGGCACCCTGGTGACCGTGAGTTGCGCCGAAGGCGACACCGGCAACATATACGACGGCTTGCTGGAAACCGAGATCACCGAAGTGCAGCGTGGCGTGATGCCCGAGGTGGACGTGAAGATCATGATGAACGTGGGCAACCCCCAGCTCGCATTCGATTTTGCGCAGATGCCCAATGGCGGAGTGGGTCTGGCCCGCCTGGAGTTCATCATCAACAACAACATTGGTGTGCACCCCAAGGCCATTCTGGATTACCCCGCCATCGATTCCGACTTGAAGAAAGCAGTCGAGTCGGTGGCGCGTGGCCATGCCTCGCCTCGCGCTTTCTACGTCGATAAAGTCGCCGAAGGCGTGGCCACGATCGCGGCCGCTTTCTGGCCCAAGCCGGTGATCGTGCGCTTGTCCGACTTCAAGTCCAACGAATACCGCAAGCTGGTCGGTGGCAGCCGTTACGAGCCGGATGAAGAGAATCCGATGCTGGGCTTTCGTGGTGCCGCGCGCTACATCAGCGAAGACTTCCGCGAAGCCTTCGCCATGGAGTGCGAAGCCATCAAGCGGGTGCGTGAAGACATGGGCCTCACCAACGTACAAGTGATGGTGCCCTTCGTGCGCACGGTGGGTCAGGCGAAAAAGGTGACCGAGTTGCTGGCAGAGAAGGGCCTCAAGCGCGGTGAGAATGAGCTCAAGATCATCATGATGTGCGAGATCCCGAGCAACGCGGTACTGGCACACGAGTTCTTGCAGTACTTCGATGGGTTCTCCATCGGCTCGAACGATCTGACCCAGTTGACGCTGGGCCTGGACCGCGATTCAGGGCTGGAGTTGTTGGCGCATGATTTCGACGAACGCGATCCTGCTGTCAAAGCATTGCTCAAAATGGCCATTGGCGCTTGCAAGGCAGAAGGCAAGTATGTGGGTATCTGCGGGCAGGGCCCCAGCGATCACCCCGATTTCGCGCAGTGGCTGCGCGATGAGGGCATCAGCTCGATTTCGCTGAACCCTGACTCGGTGGTCGATACCTGGCAGTTGCTGGCGTCTACGGCGAAGTAA
- a CDS encoding response regulator has protein sequence MTIQKLLIADDEPNILISLEFLMQREGYEVILARDGQEALDAIARDKPDLVLLDVMMPVKTGFDVCHEVRNSETMRETKILMLTAKGRDTDIAKGMALGANAYMTKPFSTKELVQKVQELLGGVP, from the coding sequence ATGACCATCCAAAAATTGCTGATTGCCGATGACGAGCCCAACATCCTGATCTCGCTGGAATTTCTGATGCAACGCGAAGGCTACGAAGTCATCCTGGCCCGCGACGGGCAAGAGGCGCTGGATGCGATTGCCCGCGACAAACCCGATCTGGTCTTGCTCGATGTGATGATGCCGGTCAAGACCGGGTTCGACGTGTGCCATGAGGTGCGCAACAGCGAGACGATGCGCGAGACGAAAATTCTCATGCTGACCGCCAAGGGCCGCGACACCGACATAGCCAAAGGCATGGCCCTGGGCGCCAATGCTTATATGACCAAGCCTTTTTCCACCAAGGAACTGGTGCAAAAGGTGCAAGAGCTGCTGGGTGGGGTGCCATGA
- a CDS encoding DUF4212 domain-containing protein — MNPSDKQRRYWRKTLWLTAALLLVWFLVSFVATYFARDLSFTFFGWPFSFWLGAQGGPLIYGLIIGFYAWAMHRLDVAHDQDEIDD; from the coding sequence ATGAACCCTTCCGACAAACAGCGGCGCTACTGGCGCAAGACCTTGTGGCTCACCGCGGCGCTCCTGCTGGTCTGGTTTCTGGTGAGCTTTGTCGCCACCTATTTCGCCAGGGATCTGAGTTTCACGTTCTTTGGGTGGCCCTTCAGCTTCTGGCTAGGTGCGCAAGGCGGACCATTGATCTACGGTTTGATCATCGGGTTCTACGCTTGGGCCATGCACCGGCTTGACGTGGCCCACGATCAAGACGAAATCGACGACTGA
- a CDS encoding sensor histidine kinase, giving the protein MLSPALVIFISVVYLALLFAVASWGDRRAAAGRSVIGNAWVYALSMAVYCTAWTYFGSVGRAAQSGVWFLPIYLGPMLAMTLAWLVVRKMIRIAKTYRITSIADFIASRYGKSPTLAGLVTLITVVGIVPYIALQLKAVASGYAVLTSPLGAPSQQGADWWRDSTLYLALALAGFTMVFGARHLDNTERHEGMVAAIAFESVVKLLAFLAVGLFVAFGLFASPAALFEQVRAVESLQALLRFDQGQPFAYAQWTGLTLLALLSVILLPRQFQVMVVENVDEQHLRRAVWVFPLYLLLINLFVLPIAMGGLLLFGAGTLNPETFILSIPLSQGQTALALFAFVGGLSAATGMVIVETIAVSTMVCNDLVMPWLLRRKGGLPVERGDLAGWLLGIRRAAILGILLLGYGYFHFAGEAYALVSIGLISFAAVAQFAPALLGGMYWRGGTRRGALAGLLLGFVLWAYTLMLPSLAKSGWMPDAFLQEGLWGIGLLKPETFLGLGGLDNLTHSLFWSLLGNITAYVGVSLWRAPSASEASQALLFVDVFKRTDQATPVFWQGKAQVSALMPLVARFLGTDAALRLFLGYAQRQGLSRVEDIPGDGRLVQFVETQLAGSIGSASARVMVASAVEEETLSLTDVMRILDEASQLRAYSRALEDKSHSLERATHELREANHQLLSLDHMKDDFMSSVTHELRTPLTSIRALSELMRDDVDMAAAQRQQFLEIIVGETERLTRLVNQVLDLAKIEAGHAEWHELSVDVRALAQQASESLRENYREAGVALALDVSAQVPNVWADPDRLTQVVLNLLSNALKYAPRRTGQVSLRLREADGGIDLEVQDNGPGIALDQQAVVFEKFRQVSGDAHYRPGGTGLGLPISRQIVEHFGGHMWLRSKPGEGACFGFHIPLRTEPLPDTTAEHTEPNNEPRRPKT; this is encoded by the coding sequence ATGCTCTCGCCCGCACTGGTCATCTTCATCTCGGTCGTTTACCTGGCGCTGCTGTTTGCGGTAGCGAGCTGGGGCGATCGGCGTGCGGCAGCCGGGCGGTCGGTGATTGGCAATGCCTGGGTGTATGCCCTGTCCATGGCGGTGTACTGCACGGCTTGGACCTACTTTGGCAGCGTGGGCCGCGCAGCCCAGTCTGGCGTGTGGTTCCTGCCGATCTACCTCGGCCCCATGCTGGCCATGACGCTGGCCTGGCTGGTGGTGCGCAAGATGATTCGCATCGCCAAGACATACCGCATCACTTCCATCGCCGATTTCATTGCCAGCCGGTACGGAAAGAGCCCGACATTGGCGGGCCTGGTGACGCTGATCACTGTGGTGGGCATCGTGCCCTACATTGCCTTGCAACTGAAAGCAGTCGCCAGTGGCTATGCTGTGTTGACCTCGCCGCTGGGCGCACCGTCGCAGCAGGGCGCCGACTGGTGGCGCGACAGCACCCTCTACCTGGCCCTCGCGCTGGCCGGATTCACCATGGTCTTCGGTGCGCGGCATCTGGACAACACCGAGCGCCATGAAGGCATGGTCGCCGCAATTGCTTTTGAATCCGTGGTCAAGCTGCTGGCGTTTCTGGCGGTCGGACTCTTTGTGGCCTTTGGGCTGTTTGCCAGCCCTGCGGCTTTGTTCGAGCAGGTTCGTGCCGTCGAATCGTTGCAGGCGCTGTTGCGGTTTGACCAGGGTCAGCCCTTTGCCTATGCACAGTGGACAGGCCTCACCTTGCTCGCCCTGTTGTCGGTGATTCTTTTGCCTCGTCAGTTTCAGGTGATGGTGGTGGAAAACGTGGATGAGCAGCACTTGCGGCGTGCAGTCTGGGTGTTTCCCTTGTATCTGCTTCTGATCAATCTGTTTGTATTGCCCATAGCCATGGGCGGCTTGTTGTTGTTTGGCGCAGGCACGCTGAACCCTGAAACCTTCATTCTGTCCATCCCTTTGTCTCAGGGGCAAACTGCGTTGGCGCTGTTTGCGTTTGTAGGGGGCTTGTCGGCCGCCACCGGCATGGTGATCGTGGAGACCATTGCCGTGTCGACCATGGTCTGCAACGATCTGGTGATGCCTTGGCTGCTGCGGCGCAAGGGCGGCTTGCCTGTTGAGCGTGGGGATCTGGCAGGCTGGTTGCTGGGCATCCGCCGCGCGGCCATTCTGGGCATTCTGCTGCTGGGCTACGGCTATTTTCATTTCGCTGGCGAAGCCTACGCGCTGGTGAGCATTGGCTTGATCAGTTTTGCGGCGGTTGCCCAGTTTGCCCCGGCGTTGCTGGGCGGCATGTACTGGCGCGGCGGCACGCGCCGGGGTGCGCTGGCAGGGTTGCTGCTGGGGTTTGTGCTCTGGGCCTATACCCTGATGCTGCCCTCGCTGGCCAAGTCAGGCTGGATGCCCGACGCCTTTCTTCAAGAGGGTTTGTGGGGCATTGGCTTGCTCAAACCTGAGACCTTTCTGGGGCTGGGGGGTCTCGACAACCTGACCCATTCTTTGTTCTGGAGCCTGCTGGGAAACATCACCGCGTATGTCGGCGTTTCGCTGTGGCGTGCGCCCTCGGCCTCTGAGGCCAGCCAGGCATTGTTGTTTGTGGATGTGTTCAAGCGCACGGACCAGGCGACGCCGGTGTTCTGGCAAGGCAAGGCCCAGGTATCGGCCCTGATGCCCCTGGTGGCGCGCTTTTTGGGCACAGATGCAGCCCTGCGTCTGTTTCTGGGTTATGCACAGCGCCAAGGCTTGAGCCGGGTGGAAGACATTCCCGGGGATGGCCGACTCGTGCAATTTGTGGAGACGCAACTGGCCGGTTCGATCGGCAGCGCCTCGGCGCGGGTGATGGTGGCTTCGGCGGTCGAAGAGGAAACGCTGAGCCTGACCGATGTGATGCGCATCCTGGATGAGGCTTCACAGCTGCGCGCTTATTCCCGGGCGCTGGAAGACAAGTCGCACTCGCTGGAACGCGCGACCCACGAGCTGCGGGAAGCCAACCATCAGTTGCTCAGTCTGGACCACATGAAGGACGATTTCATGTCCTCGGTGACCCACGAATTGCGCACGCCCTTGACATCCATCAGGGCACTGTCTGAATTGATGCGGGACGATGTGGACATGGCTGCTGCCCAGCGGCAGCAGTTTCTTGAGATCATCGTCGGTGAAACCGAGCGGCTGACGCGGCTGGTGAACCAGGTACTGGACCTGGCCAAGATTGAGGCAGGGCATGCTGAATGGCATGAGCTTTCAGTTGATGTTCGAGCTTTGGCGCAACAGGCATCAGAGAGCCTGCGTGAGAATTACCGTGAGGCTGGCGTGGCGTTGGCTCTGGATGTGTCGGCACAGGTGCCCAACGTATGGGCCGACCCCGACCGCCTGACACAGGTGGTGCTCAACTTGCTGTCCAATGCTTTGAAATATGCCCCTCGCCGCACAGGGCAAGTGAGCTTGCGATTGCGCGAGGCCGATGGGGGGATTGACCTGGAGGTGCAGGACAACGGTCCGGGCATCGCGCTTGATCAGCAGGCTGTGGTGTTTGAGAAGTTCAGGCAGGTGAGTGGCGACGCCCACTACAGACCGGGTGGCACTGGTTTGGGCTTGCCCATCAGCCGCCAGATTGTTGAGCACTTTGGCGGGCACATGTGGTTGCGCTCGAAGCCGGGGGAGGGTGCCTGTTTTGGATTCCACATTCCCCTTCGCACCGAACCCTTGCCGGACACCACTGCAGAACACACCGAACCCAACAATGAGCCCAGGAGACCCAAAACATGA